In Excalfactoria chinensis isolate bCotChi1 chromosome 3, bCotChi1.hap2, whole genome shotgun sequence, one DNA window encodes the following:
- the COL10A1 gene encoding collagen alpha-1(X) chain: MHLQISLLLLLCLNIVHGSDGYFSERYQKQSSIKGPPHFLPFNVKSQGVQMRGEQGPPGPPGPIGPRGQPGPAGKPGFGSPGPQGPPGPPGPPGFSTVGKPGMPGLPGKPGERGLNGEKGEAGPVGLPGPRGPQGPPGIPGPAGLSVPGKPGPQGPPGAQGPRGPPGEKGEPGVPGINGQKGEMGFGVPGRPGNRGLPGPQGPQGLPGPAGIGKPGENGLPGQPGMKGDRGLPGARGEAGIPGPQGPPGEPGEVGIGKPGPMGPPGPAGIPGAKGFPGPAGLPGSPGLPGFGKPGLPGMKGHRGPEGPPGFPGPKGDQGPAGMPGEPGPAGPPGNMGPQGLKGLPGENGLPGPKGDMGPAGPAGFPGAKGDRGLPGLDGKPGYPGEQGPAGPKGHPGLPGQKGDTGHAGLPGLPGPVGPQGVKGVPGINGEPGPRGPSGIPGIRGPIGPPGMPGATGAKGEPGAPGLPGPAGIATKGLRGPMGPPGPPGPKGNSGEPGMPGPPGPPGPPGQATIPEGYVKGESFMKAGANQALTGMPVSAFTAILSKAYPGATVPIKFDKILYNRQQHYDPRTGIFTCRIPGLYYFSYHIHAKGTNVWVALYKNGSPVMYTYDEYQKGYLDQASGSAVIDLMENDQVWLQLPNSESNGLYSSEYVHSSFSGFLFAQI, from the coding sequence GTGTGCAGATGAGGGGTGAACAAGGCCCCCCTGGTCCCCCAGGCCCTATCGGACCAAGAGGACAACCAGGTCCTGCAGGAAAACCAGGCTTTGGAAGCCCTGGACCCCAAGGTCCACCTGGTCCCCCAGGACCACCTGGATTCTCCACTGTTGGAAAACCAGGCATGCCGGGTCTGCCAGGGAAGCCAGGAGAAAGAGGATTAAATGgtgagaaaggagaagcaggaCCTGTTGGGCTCCCAGGACCAAGAGGGCCACAAGGACCCCCCGGCATTCCTGGCCCTGCAGGACTTTCTGTCCCTGGAAAGCCAGGACCACAAGGCCCTCCAGGAGCTCAAGGGCCAAGAGGCCCCCCTGGTGAGAAAGGGGAACCAGGTGTTCCTGGTATAAATggacagaaaggagaaatgggaTTTGGCGTTCCAGGTCGCCCAGGTAACAGAGGTCTTCCAGGCCCACAGGGACCCCAAGGTCTCCCTGGCCCTGCTGGGATAGGGAAGCCTGGAGAAAACGGCCTTCCAGGTCAGCCAGGTATGAAAGGTGACAGAGGTTTACCAGGGGCACGTGGAGAAGCTGGTATCCCAGGCCCCCAGGGTCCACCAGGAGAACCTGGAGAAGTTGGCATCGGTAAGCCTGGGCCAATGGGACCACCCGGACCAGCAGGCATCCCTGGAGCCAAAGGATTCCCTGGACCTGCAGGCTTGCCTGGATCACCAGGTCTTCCAGGATTTGGAAAACCAGGATTGCCAGGGATGAAGGGACACAGAGGACCTGAAGGACCTCCTGGCTTTCCAGGACCTAAAGGAGACCAAGGCCCAGCTGGTATGCCAGGAGAACCAGGTCCTGCTGGGCCACCAGGAAACATGGGCCCTCAAGGACTCAAAGGCTTGCCTGGTGAGAATGGCTTACCTGGACCCAAAGGTGACATGGgccctgcaggccctgcagGATTCCCAGGAGCCAAGGGTGATAGAGGTCTGCCAGGATTAGATGGAAAACCAGGATACCCAGGTGAGCAGGGTCCTGCTGGTCCTAAGGGACATCCAGGTCTCCCTGGTCAAAAAGGAGACACTGGCCATGCTGGCCTACCTGGCTTGCCTGGTCCAGTTGGACCACAAGGAGTTAAGGGAGTGCCAGGTATTAATGGTGAACCAGGCCCAAGAGGACCTTCAGGAATACCTGGGATCAGAGGCCCCATCGGTCCCCCTGGCATGCCAGGAGCCACTGGTGCAAAAGGTGAGCCAGGAGCACCAGGACTGCCAGGCCCAGCAGGTATTGCTACAAAAGGTTTAAGAGGACCCATGGGACCACCCGGACCCCCTGGGCCAAAAGGCAACAGTGGAGAGCCTGGCATGCCAGGTCCCCCAGGTCCTCCTGGTCCCCCTGGCCAAGCCACAATCCCAGAAGGTTATGTTAAAGGAGAGTCTTTCATGAAAGCAGGAGCAAACCAAGCTCTCACAGGAATGCCAGTGTCTGCCTTCACTGCCATTCTCTCAAAAGCCTACCCTGGGGCAACAGTCCCCATCAAATTTGACAAAATCTTGTACAACAGACAGCAACACTATGATCCCAGAACAGGAATCTTTACCTGCAGGATCCCTGGACTATACTATTTCTCCTATCACATTCATGCAAAAGGAACAAATGTTTGGGTTGCACTCTATAAAAATGGCTCCCCAGTCATGTATACTTATGATGAATACCAGAAAGGATACCTTGACCAGGCCTCTGGCAGTGCGGTCATTGATCTCATGGAGAATGACCAAGTGTGGCTCCAGTTACCAAATTCAGAATCCAATGGTCTCTATTCTTCTGAATAtgttcattcttctttctcagGTTTCCTATTTGCTCAAATCTAA